A region of Zeugodacus cucurbitae isolate PBARC_wt_2022May chromosome 5, idZeuCucr1.2, whole genome shotgun sequence DNA encodes the following proteins:
- the LOC105212798 gene encoding uncharacterized protein LOC105212798, producing the protein MNINQENCNNGFQQRPPEHQYPPAQHYSHSLQPTLHQSVSAAAAAAIATGPHSLSTNVQLQDLELEYLKKAHAHAQAHAQAQAAALVYSYERQQLQQHQLQQQQQALRRRSSADHEFPIKRNTHHQHNLAITTSAPMVMSPSRRPSPPRAVAHPMNIHMSSLAHAQMQLQSQLHQKFSAAVAGGNNLTPTNHLTSYFRNQASPACGLPPLPPPPPTSTASTANTQPQHSPSSSANASGSSPGGNLQQPINSKSSHNQHNPLSHLQSMQPFDFRKISSAAFGALPSLPPTRMSPNEIAHHQHLQQQAAQQAAMLAQARRRINEATTPSEKNAAVAAAAAAAAQSNQFFNAMAISGHPLPFPLPPPPTHGPPGTSPSNVPTASSLPPGLTSNQVAAIAAAAAASGNPMPHSLLASHFPTINPVLNMGKPPSTRSKSPETDETNRTLHRSDSGNMAHLRDGGGSAQAQHPNSNRHHHHRPVSPPISIGSTAISSSYQSQHHEGRQSRSSQMEHSSSHTSQRLTRFSASSSLRSVRKSHSPGKRQWGTLPANLGTQFINPVTGKKRVQCNVCLKTFCDKGALKIHFSAVHLREMHKCTVDGCSMMFSSRRSRNRHSANPNPKLHSPHLRRKISPHDGRTAQPHPLLLQPPNGLMAGLNPFGTFPLLTPPPDMRHHHMASMHDMKHSSAELMHRSYMDNAMLGQYNTRSRHRQDSESHLEDDEDDSILDGGIHIGDDDDDDDDDDDGEGIVVVGDEADSILEKTNSEDYNTDGDGDEATDIGDNSHDMDLTTSTPTTTDYKHTKESSSNKEQSGDCGMVVELGVTDQHSSESNDDSLSVADSFSMRGDFENYTFPGIGSGGSNSTANTPSSTSNKRKRKSQNPVRCTVQSDENSCDNSTEFDVAADLSLKISSPKPSSENKETKADDSQETTSLDLSKRTRKSQNPEPPAANSNTSESAKVLPSPPLTPSTSVSEPTASARPHLSNSQLKSEPIDEDYEQQLDIQSGSNTTAAQEQEHSLDLSSSNKRNSKYLTNPLVSNTKPSDENEKPITSIKQERIEEEHPITAPSENSNRNEHCLVRVKSELVEEECKLDISTTEEACQIKNNNNNVKPTGADTQCREKFDSPAVPTDPLQQQSNQETNGEILSEETEVPIDKDNPLKCTACGEVFQNHFHLKTHYQNVHLKLHHKCNIDGCNAAFPSKRSRDRHSSNLNLHRKLLSTGDNHHHDSLPEHMATNNNKGFDTANNPNCSVPNSIQAEFLARLYAGSHGLPPLNFDALKQHLPTQITHAQNFPETAFMTDPRLLLNHPSNPLLFPGLTGLPGFPHLAPHLLAAPFNGLNPFCRRPSSESHSPHSTPPPSTTARSPHCSPHSGGPQPPKTLSERSYQSSPTDCDASAGSPSAPERGLAKASGAGTTHLHPPPPQGQTPDRIS; encoded by the coding sequence ATGAATATTAATCAGGAAAATTGCAACAACGGATTCCAGCAGCGACCTCCAGAACACCAATATCCGCCAGCACAACACTACTCGCACTCACTACAGCCGACGCTGCATCAGTCGGTATCTGCAGCTGCCGCTGCCGCCATCGCCACCGGACCGCACTCTCTCTCGACCAACGTGCAGCTGCAAGACCTCGAGCTTGAATATTTGAAGAAAGCGCACGCTCACGCTCAGGCGCATGCGCAAGCACAGGCCGCCGCACTGGTTTACAGCTACGAAcgacagcaactacaacaacatcaactgcaacaacaacagcaagcgctTAGACGACGTTCAAGTGCCGATCACGAGTTTCCCATCAAACGGAACACCCATCATCAGCATAATTTGGCAATAACGACCTCAGCTCCTATGGTTATGTCACCGAGTCGCCGTCCGTCGCCGCCACGTGCAGTTGCGCATCCCATGAATATACACATGAGTTCTTTGGCGCATGCGCAGATGCAACTTCAGTCCCAGTTGCATCAGAAGTTTTCGGCGGCAGTAGCCGGTGGCAACAATCTGACGCCGACAAATCATTTGACGAGTTACTTTCGAAACCAGGCTTCCCCAGCTTGTGGCCTACCGCCCTTGCCACCTCCCCCACCAACTTCCACCGCTAGCACAGCAAACACGCAGCCGCAACACTCACCATCAAGTTCTGCCAACGCGAGTGGGAGTAGTCCTGGCGGCAACCTTCAGCAGCCGATTAATTCGAAGTCGTCACACAATCAGCATAACCCGCTGAGCCACTTGCAGAGTATGCAACCATTCGACTTTCGCAAGATCAGTTCGGCAGCTTTTGGAGCATTGCCGTCGCTGCCACCAACACGCATGAGCCCCAATGAGATTGCGCATCATCAACATTTGCAACAGCAAGCAGCTCAACAAGCCGCCATGTTAGCACAAGCGCGTCGACGCATTAACGAAGCTACCACTCCATCGGAGAAGAACGCCGCCGTCGCTGCGGCCGCTGCTGCAGCGGCCCAAAGTAATCAGTTCTTCAATGCGATGGCTATATCGGGACATCCGTTGCCTTTTCCTTTGCCTCCACCGCCTACGCATGGACCACCGGGCACATCCCCGTCGAATGTGCCGACGGCATCTAGCTTACCACCGGGGTTAACTAGTAATCAAGTGGCAGCTATAGCTGCAGCGGCAGCAGCTTCTGGCAACCCAATGCCTCACAGTCTTCTGGCATCACATTTCCCCACCATCAACCCTGTCCTCAACATGGGTAAGCCCCCATCCACGCGCTCCAAGTCTCCAGAAACTGACGAAACAAATCGCACACTGCACCGGTCAGACAGCGGAAATATGGCTCATCTACGGGACGGTGGCGGTTCGGCACAGGCGCAACATCCAAACTCtaatcgtcatcatcatcatcgtcccGTATCGCCACCCATTTCCATAGGCTCTACGGCCATTTCTAGTTCATACCAAAGTCAACATCATGAAGGGCGTCAATCGCGTTCAAGCCAAATGGAACACTCGTCCTCTCACACCTCACAGCGACTTACACGATTTTCTGCCAGTTCTAGCCTTCGGTCCGTCCGTAAATCTCATTCACCGGGCAAACGTCAATGGGGCACATTGCCCGCTAATTTGGGAACACAGTTCATCAATCCAGTTACCGGCAAGAAACGAGTGCAATGCAATGTCTGTTTAAAGACTTTCTGCGACAAGGGCGCGCTGAAGATACACTTTTCGGCAGTACACTTGCGAGAAATGCACAAATGCACCGTTGACGGGTGTAGTATGATGTTTAGTTCTCGTCGGTCTAGGAATCGTCACAGCGCTAATCCGAACCCGAAGCTACATTCTCCTCACCTTAGGCGCAAAATATCACCACACGATGGACGTACGGCCCAGCCGCATCCCCTACTTTTGCAACCACCCAATGGACTAATGGCTGGTCTCAATCCATTCGGCACTTTTCCCTTACTGACGCCACCGCCCGATATGAGACACCATCATATGGCCAGCATGCACGACATGAAGCACAGTTCAGCCGAATTGATGCATCGCTCTTATATGGACAATGCCATGTTGGGACAGTACAATACACGATCTCGTCACCGCCAAGACAGCGAAAGTCATTTAGAAGATGACGAGGACGACAGTATTTTGGATGGTGGCATTCACATAGGAgatgatgacgacgacgatgatgatgacgacgacGGCGAGGGTATAGTGGTGGTGGGCGATGAAGCCGATAGTATTTTAGAGAAAACGAACTCAGAGGACTACAACACTGATGGCGATGGGGACGAAGCTACCGACATTGGCGACAATAGTCACGATATGGATCTCACCACATCTACACCAACAACGACTGACTATAAGCATACCAAAGAATCATCTTCCAACAAAGAACAAAGCGGTGACTGTGGCATGGTCGTTGAGTTAGGTGTAACAGATCAACACAGCAGCGAGAGTAACGATGACTCTTTGAGTGTTGCCGATTCCTTCAGTATGCGCGGTGATTTCGAAAATTACACATTTCCGGGCATAGGCAGTGGAGGCAGTAACAGTACCGCAAACACACCAAGCTCAACGTCAAATAAGCGAAAACGTAAAAGTCAGAACCCAGTTCGATGTACAGTGCAATCTGATGAAAACTCCTGTGATAACTCCACTGAATTCGACGTAGCCGCCGATTTATCACTGAAAATATCCTCACCAAAACCATCTTCCGAGAATAAGGAAACGAAGGCTGATGATTCCCAAGAAACCACATCTTTAGATTTATCAAAACGAACTCGAAAATCTCAAAACCCAGAACCACCAGCGGCTAACTCAAATACAAGTGAAAGTGCGAAAGTACTTCCATCACCACCGCTAACACCGTCAACATCGGTTAGTGAGCCCACGGCATCAGCACGCCCACATTTATCCAATTCCCAGCTGAAATCGGAGCCAATCGACGAAGATTACGAGCAACAACTAGATATTCAGAGTGGATCCAACACAACTGCAGCACAAGAACAAGAGCACTCATTGGATTTATCCTCCAGCAATAAgcgaaattcgaaatatttgacGAATCCACTAGTTTCGAATACCAAGCCTTCAGATGAAAATGAGAAACCGATTACCTCGATTAAGCAGGAACGCATAGAAGAAGAGCATCCAATAACAGCGCCAAGTGAAAATTCGAATCGAAATGAACATTGTTTAGTGAGGGTAAAAAGTGAGCTCGTCGAAGAGGAGTGCAAATTGGACATATCAACCACAGAAGAAGCATGTCaaatcaaaaacaataataataatgtcaaACCAACAGGTGCTGACACCCAGTGCAGGGAGAAGTTCGACAGCCCAGCTGTGCCTACTGATCCCCTGCAACAGCAATCGAACCAAGAAACTAATGGAGAAATTTTGTCAGAAGAAACCGAAGTACCAATCGACAAAGACAACCCACTCAAGTGCACGGCGTGCGGTGAGGTATTCCAAAACCACTTCCATTTGAAAACACATTATCAAAATGTTCATCTGAAATTGCACCACAAATGCAACATCGACGGCTGCAACGCTGCTTTCCCTTCGAAACGGAGCCGAGACCGCCACAGTTCCAATTTGAACTTACACCGAAAATTGCTGTCGACGGGCGACAACCACCACCACGACTCTCTACCCGAGCATATGGCAACGAATAATAATAAGGGCTTCGACACCGCCAACAACCCAAATTGTAGCGTACCCAATTCTATACAAGCTGAATTTTTGGCTCGTCTATATGCTGGCTCACACGGCTTACCTCCACTGAACTTCGATGCTCTGAAACAACATTTGCCGACGCAAATTACACACGCACAAAACTTCCCAGAGACAGCATTTATGACAGACCCGCGACTATTGCTCAATCATCCAAGTAATCCATTGCTCTTCCCTGGCCTAACCGGGCTTCCAGGATTCCCCCACTTGGCACCTCATCTACTGGCCGCGCCATTCAATGGCCTCAATCCGTTCTGTCGACGGCCCTCATCCGAGTCGCACTCACCACACTCCACGCCACCACCTTCAACTACGGCGCGTTCACCACACTGCTCCCCGCATAGCGGCGGGCCACAACCACCGAAAACCTTGTCGGAACGGTCCTACCAAAGTTCACCGACAGACTGCGACGCCAGCGCAGGTTCACCGAGCGCCCCCGAAAGAGGCCTTGCGAAAGCGTCGGGTGCAGGTACGACACATTTGCACCCACCCCCTCCTCAAGGTCAGACGCCCGATAGAATATCATGA